The Venturia canescens isolate UGA chromosome 7, ASM1945775v1, whole genome shotgun sequence genome segment ACtacatatttttatgaatctatatatacatatatatatatattattacgAAGAATTCGTAGCGGCACCCCCCTAATCATCGCGAGAACTCGTCCCACGTCTCCTTTGCCCCTCGCTCTCTTCGAATGACGATCCGGCTGTCTCGGTCTCGAATCCTAAAAATAAACATAGTCTATTTTCCGACCTCgttatatatgtatgtacacAACGCGTAAACGAAGCAAAGACCGCGAGATATATATCGAGGAATTAATCAAACAAGTCCCGCTGATAATAGCAACATCATTTGCATCATTCTCCGAAACGAAATAATCGTGTGCGATGTATTTGTATTCGTATTACGAATATTAAATCGTCGTAGTACATTATCTATGCACAGATATAATTTATTGATGTGATGTTTATCACGAAGAAATTGATATACGATATTGGATAATAACCAATAATAACGCAGTATAAAATGAGAAGTATTTTGAGCAATTCATGTTCGTTCGTGTTCGATCTATATAACACACCGATTATATATACTCCTAATGAGATCTTTTAATCTTTTTAGTTTTAGTCGTTGCAGATAAATTACGAATGATTTcgtaattttcgaaatcatttgaaataaaaatgtacgttagttattttttctctatacATTTCACGAATACGATATTTTGGAATTGTCCAAAATCTCATTTCTATTGTTATCTTGAGGATTAACGAGTTTCTTCGATTGAGAATGGCTGACTAAAATTGTTTAGTTGCGAGAGGCGATAATAAAAGGTTTTGGCTTATTGAATAaatggaatttgaagaaaaatataaaacacagccgtttatatatatacatatataattgAATACAGCTCCGATCGTGGGTCGATCTAAGAGAGCGTGAACGTTTCTCGTCCGGATTGCATACGACAGAGACAGCGTCGTCGCGCGGCCAAAAGAAGGAGCGACGGGGCGAGGAAGCGAGGCGGAGGGTAAGAGGGTGGAATTTAACCAAAGAGAGACCAAAATAGTGAGGCTGGCTGCTGGTTACGGCTGCTGCAACTTGCAAGAGCTGTGAGCAGTGCAGCCCGCTCAGAGGACGGCAAGGAACGAGGTAAAAGAGATTAAGGcgcggggaggggggggggggggtgactGCCTGCGCAGGGCACGGGGCAGATAGTCAGGTACGGCTGTGTCACCGtagctctttctctttctcactctcggACTAGTTTTGTCTTTCTCACGCGAGAAGCAAAAGCAATGGCGGTCGTCCTCGTTTAGCGCATTAAAActtacttttctctctctttcgttccCCCTTATCGCTTGCCCCTTCCCCCGACAATATCCAGCGCCGCGGCGCTTCAACTTTCGACTGGCAGTTGGCAGCCGTGcgtaaaagaaataaataatcaaagCGCGACCATGAAGTGACAAATAAAGTTGGTGGAAAACGTagtgaaagaaagaaagaaagagagaaagcacaAGAAGTATATAATAATGCTCGACATAGCGACAGGGAggatcgagattttttttcaagtgtaaaTGATTTTACCGACGTGTAattaacgttgcaaacttggcAAAAGACAAGCACGCACACGCACTCATCTAcagacacgcacacacgcacgtaTATACGTAGAGCCGGATTCGAGCGATGCGTATGTTTTGGGATAATCGGAGGGGTTTGATGGGCACCAACGTGAGCAACTATCTGTGAGGGAAAACGTGGTCTCTCTCGGCAATTATATTTTATGtaccgagagagaaagaaagagtgaACAAAAAAAGAGCGAAGAAGAGCGTGAGTggaagaaagagggagagatagTGACGCGGGTCGAGCGCGAGTTtatccctctctttctcgatATCCTTGCCGTGTGCGCGCTTGCTGTGTTGTGTGGTTAGGGGGGtaggattttttattttttttttcaaccaagtGTGCGCGTCAAGTGTGTGCGTGTGACTCCGTAAAGTACGTGAACGGGGTATGCCACACTATGAAGTTGCGACGTTGCTGTGGGTGACATTTGGTCCATTATACatataatatacatatatatacacacacatatattttttccgaCTCAGATAATTTTCACGATCCAAATTCTTTACCTTTCCGCACCCCCGATCGTTGTGCGTGCCTTTATCATCGCCAATTATACTTCGAACACTTTAGTTCGATTTTCCGTTTATTTTCCACAATTCTTTTGCTATTCAATCGACgcgtataaaaatatattacattTCCCGGTTTTAACTACGGAACACAAAAAACGGTTGCAAAGCGAAGTGTATAcatttgattcttttggaaAAACGCATCTATCGCCTGGGGTGGCGTGCGCgttgtttttgttgtttttttttcacttttttgtgGGGGGGTGAGGGAGAAAATTTTCCGCGTATGCGTTTGATAAAAACGAACTGATGCAAGTTAACGAACCGATCAAATGAAATAACTCCGGGTCGGCGAATCACCTGGAGAATTTTACCCGCTCAAAGTCACGCACTTGGTGTGGCGACGTCGTGCGAGGCAAGAAgacgcagagagagagagagagagaagagaatgAGCGAACGGAGTCGAAAAGTGGGGGAGTTATAACAAACAAATTTACGGCCATGCCTCCTTGCTCCATCAGATTAATCGCGATTCCGCGTATAATCCAGTTTTAACGtaaaaaacgataattttgtGCGTTATACTTCGTGCGTTTAACAGTGCTCACTACAATCCACCTGCAGCGAAAGtgcaaaaaacatcgaaatccGTAGAAATTTTTGTACGAAATCAGcgctttttcctctttataCGGATCTTTCCTCGAACCATCCGAAGTACCAAAAATTCTGCCCCGAACACACTCGGAGTAACAAAAAAACGGAGTTTCATTCTTGTTTTGTCGTTTTTGAGCCTGTTATACCCCGATACAGCGTTTAACCTATCTTTCTCGCCCGTATTTCCCGGACGAGGGAATATGAAGTTTACAAGTATACTCGCGAATTTGTTCGTATTATTAGTGGCTTTTCGTTCTTTCGCGTGTTAACAGATATTTATTTTGGTGCATAAACTCGAAAAATCTTAGAGAAGCGTTAAAAATACGTGGCTCGACGAAATTTTTGACAAGTCTCAACAAAGACGCTCGTGTACCttcaataattgaaaaaaagagactCGACGGACATTAATATCTTTTAATCccattttcagtatttttgtgTTCCAAAAGTGTTCGAAAATTGAGCGGACGATTAGATGGAGTTCGAAATGAACAGTGCACCACAGggacgtaaaaaaatttgaattgctCGGAAATTATAGAAGGACTACACGCGAAGGGGAGGGAAAACGCGGAGGGAATGCGAAAATTCGGTGATAGTCAGCTAACATGAAAACAGAGAAGAAGAACAACGAACCAAGCTGCATGACAAGCGCGGTTATAAAGGAAGAGCCGGATTCCGAAACGGTCAAGATCAAAGAGGAAAGCGGCGGATTAAAGAACGAGGATGCTAGCGGCGAAGAGAACGTCGATTGTCCAAGGGATACCACTCTGGATCCTAGTAACGGCGAGGCTAACATGCCTACCGATAGCCAAAACGGACCTCCTAATCAGTCTATATTGAATAACGTTAAACAGGAGAACGAGCATAACAATCCATCCGACGAGTTACCAGCCGGTATGAAAAAAAGACttgaaagaagcaaaaaaagtaAAGCCAAAATTTGTAGCCCTATTTTCGCGCCCTAAGAAATTGAAGTCACACCGATTATTGTCTATGCACTTCCGAATGAAATAGTAGTACCCCATTGAAATTAACCAAAAAATAGTATGGAAAGTTTTTGCTGCCATAAATGTTGACAgcagttttgtatttttatcataaacgACATAGAAAGTAAATAATGACATTGAAAATTACCTTCAAGAGTCAATGAAAACGTAGGAGATATAGATTTgttttgaatgtttttcaatACCACGGGACTTCATCGTTAATGAACGAGATTGACAATTCTTGCAGTGGCTCCAATTTCTCAGAGTGTACTATTATATTGTTTTGTAGAATAGTATCATATTAATTTCGTACGTTTACAGGGTAAACGTGTTttgaatggagaaaaaaaataattggaaatttttttgactctCGTAGTACGGTTAGCAGTTGTATTAAAATTATGATTTCTGTGTTGTTTTTTACAGATGGTATACAACCTTTGGTGAGCAACGTGCTCGGTAAACAAATGGGAAGCGGAGCAGGAGGCGGGGAGGCCCAGTACATGCAACAGCAGAGTCAGATATTTGTATTCTCAACAACTCTGGCAAACAAGGGAGCTGATGCTGTATTGCAGGGTCAATATCCGTCAATAATTGCCTATCACTGCGCTCAACCAGCCACCAAGAAATATCTTGATGTACGATGAGAAATATTGTATCTTCATTCATCGACTCAATATTTCGTTATAATTCTCACTTTAtcaaaaattcgtttggaTTTCTCAGAAACATCCAAACAAAGTGAACCAGTTTCGTCATAATCCAGCTCAATGGCTCAACAGTCTGGCAATGATGAAACAAAAAGGTCATCAAAGTAGCGGTGGCCCGAACAGCGGTTTCCCAACAGAACAACCCCCAGATTTACCCGCCCTTGATCCAAATGCACCCTCATTCTGGAACGATCAGACGAACATACGGAATATAAACGGCGGTAACTCACTCGGTAATGCCGAATCATCGTTGGACGATACAAATATAGACGTGCCTTGCCTCGTGCCGAATTCCCCGAGTAATTCTggtgagaattgaaaaaaatttagcaaATATAAACTAAGAAAAAGATCCTTTTGCTTGTGCATTTTAAATTATAcccatttttttgttgctcTGTTTTTCAGCAAATCCACAACCACCCACAAATCCTGTAATGGGTCACAGTCCAAATCTTTTGGGTGGCACAACGAGTCCCGGTCCTGGTGGCCTACAGCCGTCTCTCCAAGGCGTCAAAGTACCCGATGAGAATCTCACGCCCCAACAGAGACAGCATCGAGAAAGCCAGCTCGCTACGATAAGGAAAAtgcaaatgattttctttccgGAGCACAAGGATGACTCGAGCGGCCCAATGGATCCCTCCCAGGGTACACCACCGTCTTCCGGACAATCGACGAACGTACCGCCCGTCAGCGGTCCCGTCCAGTGTCCCACATCCATGGATTGGCACAAATTGCAGAATCAATTtctcgatggaaaaaataagGTCATTATCCGAATTTCTCTCCCCAGCTTATGGAACTAAAAACCGTGATTGTTCAATCTAAGAGATTTGacgaaaaagtatgaaattcCGATAGTTACAGTGAGAAAATGACACTTTTACAGGTTGGCGTCGGTAGTCCCGGTTCCGTACCTTTACGAGGTTCCGGTATGGTAGGTATGCCCAGAAGTCAAGGTCCCCCACCACCCTATCATCAAACAACGAGATCAGCGAGTGTACCAATTGCGATACAAAGTCCAAATCCATCATCACCGAACAATCCAACGAGCAATTTATCCCTGCCATCGCCCAGGGCAAGTTCGGCTTTAAATTCACCTGCGGATTGTAATCGACAGTTTCAATTGAGCAACCAACAGAGAACCGGTCACATGCCAGGTCAGAGTCCCACTAGTCAGGATTCGCCTAATCCGGCAGTTGGCACAACGTCGGGACCGACAGCGCCGCGACTTAATCACAGTAATCCTGGTACGCCTGTCTCACAATCACATCTAACGTCACTCAGTCCGAGTAACACAACACCACAGAAGGAGAATCCTCTCGATTTTCCAACGAATCAGCCACCAAATGGTGAGCAATATTTTATAGCtggtcgataaaaaaatatagagaTTAGCACCAAATTCATTGAGATACGGAGCAAAGTCTCAGagccaaaaatcaaaaaaatagtGTCGAGTCCGTTGGCGGCTcttgcattattttttcataatctcGGACcggaataaattatttatttgtgagGTGGGTGTTGTCGTGTAAGTGATGGAATTTGAAAGAATGTTTTTCTCTTACGCTTGCTGATTAAACGGCTTCAGAATAAAGCCACGTCATAACAAAACTTTCGACCATCCACCTTGCACATAAATTGTGATCGTGACGGTAATCGTAAAGTTCTCTCATAGAAATCTATGTCTTTTAACGCCTCAATGCAGTGGACGGTATGTTTTGCCGAACGCTGCAATCTCTAGCTCAACAGAAACAACAGCATGCCGGTGTAAACGCGACGGGGGTCAAAGAAGCGAACCTTATGCCCGTACCGAGTCCCCAGCAAATCCAGTATCTCAATACTTTCGAAGGGCAAGAGTTAACAATACAGAAGCAGCCTAATACTAGTCTCAAAGACGGCATTCCATCGACGTAAGTTTCAtctgtttataattttttttcaatattcttcaCACCGGCTTGAGAATTCCTCTCAAATCTAGggtgaaagattttttcgtgTATAGGGCAGTCATCGCGCCAAAGCATTGATATCTAGAGTCGCTAGAGCGATTCGTATTTCCAactgtttttgaaattttaaaaaattattggacaCTAAAtacataaaacaaaaaatacgtGAAATGGATTGAATAAGTAGACCTTGTCGTCTTTGAACTTTGATAGCAACGAAAATGTAGGAAtgttttgatttatttattttttgaataattttggtTTTTATTGCAGAAACAACACCGGTAATAATCCGGATATAAGTGGTCGTATACTGCCGGGAAATATGGACGGAAACAATGGTCAATTTCCGGGTCGTACGGACGTGGCGAGTCCGTCGATGGACAGCATGAATCGGGGTTTTGGTGCTTCGATGCACAGTCCGCACACGCCACATACGCCGCATACGCCGGGTAACGTAACGCCACAAACGCCGATAGACGGTGGCAAGACAAACGCGAATAGTGGAAAAACGTCAGCGAGTGCGCAGAGTAGTCCGGCTCCATTGAATGCGAACATGAGCGGCGACAGCATGGGACCACCGAGAACGGTGCCGGCTTCGCCGAACACAAAATCCGAAACGTCTCCGCCCTCTTGCAAGGaaatgcagcagcagcaacaacaacagcagccgcaacaacaacagcaacagcagcaacaacaacagcagcagcagcagcagcagcagcaacaacagcagcaacaacagcagcagcaacagcagcaacaacaacagcaacaacagcaacaacaacaacagcagcagcagcagcagcaacagcaacaacaacagcacgTGCAAAACCATCCACAAAATCAACAAGGTCCGGGACTGAATCCGAACAATCCTGGTGGAAACAACGTTGGCCCACAAATGGGAGGTCAACAGGTGCCATTTCCATGCAGTAGAGGATCCTCGAATGTGAATCAAGGCTCCGACAATGTACCCTTGAATCCAAATAATCTTGGTGGTCGTTTGGGGCCGATGGGCCCGATGGCCTCGAATCACTTTGATCCGATTACTTCGTTAGCTCAAATGTCGCAACAATTGACGAATACGGCAGCGAGCAACGCCCTTGGTAACGACGGACCGATGCACGCAGCCGGTGGAAACGGTGGAATGATGCCGTTCGGTAATCCTCACGGTATGCACATGATGCAAATGCCCAGCGGAGAAATGAACGGAGGCTGTCATATGGGTGGTGGTGTTAACGAGAGCGGTGACATGAGCGGCATGTGCATGGGGCTTGGCGGTCCACCGACGAGTTACAGCCCAACAACCTCCCACACCGCTAGTCCCGTCGGGTCCGGACCTAATAAAATAGTTCACGCCATGATGGGACACGGCATCATGTCTCACAATGGACCACCCTCCGGGTACCCTGGCGGCGATCCCCACGGTCCTCCACCCAGACTCATGGGTGGACACGTCCAAGGACCCAATCCTTACAACGGTGCCAACATTCAAGTTAAACCTAGCGCCCCGAACACGATACAGTACTTACCCGCGAGGCCGAACGTCGGACACGCGCCTCGCGGACCACCCAGCCTCGACTTTCTTCAACGTTTCACCAACCCCATGTCCAACATGGACCCTAAAATGTCCTCGCCCTCCGTAAATCTACAATACTTTCCAAACGGTTGTGTTCCCAATAACATGGGACCACACTCTGGCATGCCCGCTAACATGGCCGCCGCTGGGCTTCCCAATATCGTCGGATCCCCCAGAATGGATggacaacaacagcaacagcaacaacaacagtcCATGGTCAACGCCGGGATGCATCCCTCCATGAGACCTGGCGGCAACATGAGGCAACCACCGAACATGATGCGAATGCAACACATGGTCGGTGGTGGCGTTTTCCCCGGGAGCCCTATGGATCCTGACAAAGTCTTCCCCCCCGATATGGTACAACAACAAGTCAACAATCAAACTAATCCTGGGATGTATGTTCCCGGGAGCAAAGCAAGCCCCATGGGACTCGGACCACCCCCTGATGCCTCCCAACCTCTACCGCCTACAATGGGCGGTGGACCACCCGGTCCTGGcaataatttcaaaaacagCCCCTTCGTTGGCGGCGGACCGAGCATCGCTGATCCTAATTATGCTCAACAATTTCATAACTTTCAACAACAGCTTTACGCAACTGGTACCAGAGGCAGCGGACCGCCTCATGGCAACCTTCATCCACCACCGAACTCACACGCTCATCAACAGTTCTTTATGCCCAAATAGACACGAACTATATTCACGCTCAGCGAGAGCTGTCATCGAAGTTGTGAGAGCCTCGGTAATCGCGATTCCGAGATCTTTGTCCCGGGCGCGCTCTATGGTTTTGTGCGTTTATCTGTGCGACGAGCCTGTTTGTACTATACCACTGAGAAAagattttctttcatgcctTTCTTCGGTACAACGAAAACTAAtggttttccattttttattattgtattGTTAAAATTTAGCTGAGGCACGTCCAATTCCTAAACAGATATCTCGAAGTTCCGTTTCTCCTTTTTGTTCGTTCAACGCTCATACGAATTTTCAGCTTTGATGGAATGTTGCTCCAAGTACCAGAGATACATATGAATTGTTCGTAAATCGTAATCGGCTTCTCGCGACGATTTGAGAATTACTAGCTGTTTCTAGTAActctcaaaatatttatttcgtgaTATCGAAGGGCatgtttttcgttgatttttaattcttttctcAGTGTTCCTCGAGTTCTCTGATCAAATTCGATCGATGGTGATGTCATTCGTTGCTCGGAATCAATACTTTTCTGTtccgaaaagaaaagaaaaaaaataaaataacaggAGTCTTCTTTTTTCGCGACAAATTTCGGCATGTTCCTTCGATTATCTCGAGATATCGTTCGGTTCTTCCTTAAGCAGACGTGCAAGCGGAGATTGTCTCCCGAATTAGCATAGCCCGAAGtgaacacgaaaaaaaaggcgAATTCGAGAAATCCGGCGAAGCTTTCAGCGATTATTCGCCtcgctttctttctctctctctcgctctcctcggCTCTTCTTCTCTCAGAGAGCGTTCTGTAAATTCCGTGAGGTTCCACGATGACCCATGAAAATGTCTGCCAAAGTGATGCTGTAAATACTCGTATAAAATCTGGCTTTTCATTTCGTAGCGAATCGTTCGGTTATTTCGATgttgttctttttctttatttttatttttatttttttttccattatcctCATCGtttgttgaaatatttccagaGGTTTCGAggggaacgaaaaataaattgaaaataaaaactcgaactCGTTCGTGGAGAATCGCGTCGGGTGCTTTGTTGTTCGCCAGACATTGAGAGAGGGTAAGAGAAACGGAGGAAGAGggagaacgagaaagagagagagagagagagagagataggtGAGGGGAGGTggtcgagaaaaaagagaaattgaGAGCATCGTGCGCTGAAAATTGTTACggcgaaaaaaatctcgaacgAATGTTATtcgtgtaaaagaaaaaaggccGTTGCCGCATTGGTCAGGCCGATTCATCCTTCCTTTAtcattaaaaagtaaaaatgaaaatactgAATGCAGTCAAGCAAGCTCAAATTCATAACTGTACATATATacgatatatataaatatatatatatatataaatatatataacatACATATTACACATACTTACATAAACACTTACAAGTACACTTACATACATACACATTGACACGAAACGCCTGATGCAACATAATTCTCCTTATATTATCCTCCTTTCCTGAAATCCTCCTTCGTGACCAACTTTGTGCATAATCATGACCTCACCTAGCGCATAATGGTATaagtaaacaaaaaacaagaaaaaaaaaacaagaaaaaaataattgactaAGAACAATTATGTTGTTgacgaatgatttttattataaatgaaaaataaaataaagatatTTACAAGAAAATCAGTACGATATATGTACTCCTTGATGgagctttcgtttttttttcttaaggaaTTTGTGTATAACGTTTCATAGTGCGAtgacattatttttatcgagaaaaaaatgtacagtgTTTCCTCGTCtcgaattcgagaaaaaactcAGTTTTCTGCTTGCTCATTGTTcgcttttcttctttcttgtGGCGGGAAGCGTCTTTGTAAAGAATACTGCGCGATCGATTGTTAAATGAGTTTGAAACCATTCAAAAATCAACGatgaattttgtttgtttttgtaGTTGTTACAGTATTCTTCGTCTATTCTCGTTGTCGAGTCAAAAAAACTCGTTCGAAGGATGATATTTTTGACGCTATTCCCCATGGGTTCGAAGAagaatcagagaaaaatcggTTCGAATTACTGTGACGACTTTCTACGATAAGCAAAGCTctgattgttttttatcttttttgcttttttcctcaaatacTAAAGCATTTCGCGTCTATGTTTCGTACGGAAACTTCATTGGGTTCTCATGGCTGAGAGGTTAATATCGACGTAGCGAAGGAGCGAGGGAATAAGTATTGGGAAAATTGAACTcccaaaaatttttatagtATTTCTCACGGATAATAGAACTCGATATCTACAAAAGGAATTGGGTTACCCCGagtgtttttttaattacagtaGCAGGAAGGTGGGggggcgaaaaaacgttttctccCATCGAAGTGCCGAATACAAATACGATCAGAGCCaaagttcctttttttttaatctggaTTTTatcacccaacgattccgttaaaatcgttgaaaaaacgctCAACATTCATCTTTGAGAtgtaatttatcattttgggTAATAGTAGTGCcaaaaagttgtaaaaaacTGTGTTCAACAAATAATCGAACAATTCGCGTATTCATCGCATGAAATAGAATTTGTCGATTTTTCCTAACGCGTGTAAATTTTCGTCTGATTTTTGTCGAATCGCCGACTGATAAAATCCTTAAATGAACATTTTGGCTAAAAAAGTGTATGTAAAATATCGTTGAATCGCTATTTGCTCTCGAATTCATCGCCAATTATAACTTTAACGGATGACGTTataatcgttattatttttttcttccgttttCGTCCAACGTGCTCTCATTTATCGTAGAATTTCATTGGCTCCAGACACAAAGTTTTTTgcatcgttgaatttttcttttcaatctcATGGACTCGTCGAGATTCAAGCTTCGGCTAAGTAACTTTACTTATGTTGCGTAACTTTGCTTGGCTACTCGTGTTTTTCTCTtgattgttttcattttcttcatttctcttgAGCTGTGATGTACAGACGCGACATCACGCCTTTTCTTCGGTCATCTGTAATTAACAGATAGGCTGACTCATTATCACAACGAATTTTTTGGCACATTAAACCCGAGCCAAACCTGTCCCCGTGCCTATCGTGCAGTCTCACTGGCCCGACGTGCCCGAGTCTCGCCATTTGTCGCCGTTTCTGCAACAGATTTCAATgctctatatttttttgaatacaAATACCTGAACGACGCGTCAAAATTCGAATAGATTCATCTGTTCAGGTATTTAGACAAAAACTACGCTAGAAAGCGTGCCCACAATTTTCAACGTGTCGttcgttcatattttttcatgacttGAAATACAATCAGTTCGGAAAAGTCCTTTATGGCATTCTGGTTGAGagatttttctctcaaatttcTTTCCGAttgcatatatataaatagttTCTTTACCTTGACCGTTCGCTCTCTGATACCGCATTGCCATTCGATCTAAAACAAAATACCGAGGTTAATAGAATGTTTAGTGGAATGAGAGATGACCAgctgagagaaaaatattatttgattAATTTACCCTTTTTTAGCTGGAACAAAGTCGTCCCACTCGCTAAGGTCATACTTGGACaaatcaccatcatcatcttcctcttcgtcgtcttccTCCTCATCTTCGAATTCCTTAACATATTTAtcggtttttgttttaattaaaaatatgatGAGCAAATAGAACAGACAATGCGAAgagaaaaattacattttcttcTGGTTCGCTCCGAGATTGATGCACTTCTACACTCGTTATTTTCTCGTCGACAATTTCCTTAGATTTACTACGTGGCGGGCTGTTATATCTAGAATCTTTGGAGTCATCGTCCGAACGGTTTTCCATTTTACGTCGTTTTTTGCGCCTACCGAACTCGTCGTACTCGTCATCTTCCTCATCGCGTCTCTCTTTGTACTCGACGACTCCACGATCATTGTAACCACCTCCGTATCCAGTCCGCTCCTCCACTTCCCCAAATTTTGGTGCATTACACATGTTACATTGCTGGCgacgagcccaattcacgttGCCACACTTGCTACATTGCCAGTCGTCCGCACTgtcaatcaaataaaaattttccaattatcGTTCGTATCAACATTACTTTTGCAGCTACCCAACACGCAGTTTTGAATCCAATAAAACACAAGGTAATCAGCTGATTAAAGTCAAATATacaattcccatttttttgctctgctgGCAGTTAGGGGTTAAAGAGTGAACAGATGCagcttttaaaatttatttacctgAACAACCCTCTGCTCTTCTCAGCCGCAACTTTACCAATCTCTTGAcccagttttttcttctttggaCATTCTCCTCTATCTGCGCTCAAGCAAAATCCACCCATGAGAACATTTCTCACGATAACATGTGCTCGGAAAAATTAAAGGAGCAAACTTTTTGTTTACCTTTGCCGCAACGGTTACAGGAATTTCGTCTTGCAAAGTTTACATTGCCACATCTGTAATGATTAGAATTATGATTTCTGGAATTTTTGTTAGCCAGGAGacaaaaatatgtttattgagTCAGTTGTCAAAGGGGTTTggcaaaacattt includes the following:
- the LOC122413469 gene encoding zinc finger Ran-binding domain-containing protein 2 — its product is MDGGKVDDDSPRGGINDGDWICPDSQCGNVNFARRNSCNRCGKDRGECPKKKKLGQEIGKVAAEKSRGLFSADDWQCSKCGNVNWARRQQCNMCNAPKFGEVEERTGYGGGYNDRGVVEYKERRDEEDDEYDEFGRRKKRRKMENRSDDDSKDSRYNSPPRSKSKEIVDEKITSVEVHQSRSEPEENEFEDEEEDDEEEDDDGDLSKYDLSEWDDFVPAKKGSNGNAVSESERSRNGDKWRDSGTSGQ